CAACGATGGCGACACCGCGCTCAAAGCCCTGCTCGACAACCCGCCCGACCTTGCCGTCTGCGACATCAAGATGCCGCGCATGGACGGGCTGGAAATGCTGCGCCGCCTGCGCGAGCAGAGCGAGCTTCCGGTGATCTTCCTGACCAGCAAGGACGACGAGGCCGACGAGGCGCTGGGCCTGGCCATGGGCGCAGACGACTACATCGCCAAGCCCTTCAGCCAGCGCCTGCTGATCGCCCGCATCCGCGCGATCCTGCGCCGCAGCGAGATCGTCTACCGCGACACCGCCACCACCCCCGATACCGAACCGGCCGAGACCCTGCCCGAGCCGATCCGCCGGGGCCGCCTGACGATGGACCCGGCGCGCCATGTCGTGACCTGGGACGACAAGCTGGTCTCGCTCACCGTGACCGAGTTCCTGATTCTGGAGGCGCTCGCACTGCGCCCGGGCGTCGTGCGCACGCGCGACCAGTTGATGAACGCGGCCTATCACGACGATGTCTTCGTCGACGATCGCACGATCGACAGCCATATCAAGCGCCTGCGCCGCAAGTTCCGCGCCGTCGATTCCCAGTTTGCCGCCATCGAGACGCTCTATGGCGCGGGCTACAGCTTTACCGATGAATGAGTAGCCCGCCCCCCATGAGCAGCCTCCCATGAGCAGGGACGATCCCGTGGCGGTGGTCGATCCGCCCGCCACGCGCCCCCCGCCGCGCCTGCTTTCGCCGCGTTCGCTGCGCCCGCGCGGGCTCTCGCTGACCGCGCGCATTCTGGCCGTCAACGTGATTGCGCTGGCCCTGCTGGCGGGCAGCTTCTTCTATCTCGACAGCTACCGCACCCAGCTTCTGGGCGAACGCTTCAAGCTCGCCCGTGCCGAGGCCGAGATCGCCGCCGATGCACTCGACCGCCACGATGCGGCCACGCAGGCCGAACTGCTCGTGCGGATCGGGCGCCAGCAACACTTGCGCCTGCGCCTGTTCGATGCCCGTGGCGCGCTGCTGGCCGACAGTTTCGTGCTGGCCCCGCCCACGTTCACCCTGGCCGATCCCGACCGCCAGGCCTGGTACCAGAACGCCGCGCGGCTGCTCGATCGCGGGGTCGATTTCATCGTCGGTGCGCCCCCGGTCGAACAGTATCAGGAACCGGCCAGCTCGGGCGCGGTCAGCTGGCCCGAAGTGCGCCGGGCGCGCCGGGCCGGAACCACGCAAGTCCATTTGCGCTACGCCCCCGACCGTACTCCGATCCTGACCGCCGCCACCCCGGTCGGCACCGGTGGCGAAATGCTGCTCACCATGCGCAACGCGGTCGACATCACCCAGGCCGTGCGCGATGCGCGCCAGACGCTGGTGATCATCATCGGGCTGGCGCTGCTGCTCTCGGTCCAGCTCTCGCTGTTCCTCGCGCGCACCATCGTCCAGCCGCTGCGCGCGCTCGTGCGGGCGGCGGTGCGCGTGCGGCTGGGGCGCGAGCGCGAGGTCGTGGTTCCCCGCCTGCCTGACCGGGGCGACGAGATCGGCCTGCTCGCCCGCGCCTTTTCCGACATGACGATGGCCCTGCGCCACCGCATCGACGCGGTCGAAAGCTTTGCCGCCGATGTCGCCCACGAGCTCAAGAACCCGCTGGCCAGCCTTGCCAGCGCGGTCGAATCGCTCGACCGCGTCGAAGACCCGGCCCTGCGCCGCCAGTTAACCGCGATTGCCACCCACGATGTCCAGCGCCTCGACCGGCTGATCACCGAAATTGCCGACGCCAGCCGGATCGACGCCGAACTGAGCCGCGCCACTTTCGTCCGGCTCGATCTGGCCGCGCTGGCCGCGCAAGTGGTGGGCGCCCGCGGCGCGCGCGAGACACGCGGGGGCGCGGTGATCCGCCTTGCCCCGGCTTATCCCGATCCGGCCTTCACCGGCCCGTTTCCCGCTCCGCTGCTCCAGCCGCTGCCCCCGCTGGTGGTGGGCGACGGGATGCGGCTCGAACGGGTGCTGGAAAACCTGCTCGACAATGCCGTCTCGTTCTCGCCGCCGGGCGGCATCGTCGAGGTGGCGGTCTGGACCGAAGGGGGCGGCACCGACGACTTTGCCCGCGTGCTGCTCAGCGTGACCGACCAGGGGCCCGGCATCCCTGTCGAAGGACGCGACAAGGTCTTCGAGCGGTTCCATTCGGTGCGTCCGGCGGGCGAGGCCTTTGGCGCGCACAGCGGGCTGGGGCTGGCCATCGCGCGCACCATCGCCGAGGCCCACGACGGCAGCCTGACCATCCTCGACCGCCCCGACGGCGCGCGCGGGGCCTGCCTCGTGCTGACCCTGCCCCATGCCGGGGAAGTTGTCGCATGATCGTCCATCAGGCGAGCGCAGTGGTCATCGACGGGCGCGCCCTGCTGATCGAGGGGCCGCCGGGCAGCGGAAAATCGAGCCTCGCGCTCGCGCTGATCGACCGGGGGGCGATTCTGCTGGGCGATGACGGGGTCGTGCTCAGCGCCCCTGACGGACGCCTGTGCGCCGCGCCCCACCCCAATACCGCCGGGCTGATCGAGGTGCGCAACCTGGGCATCCTGCCCTTCCCCCATGCCGGACCCGATCCGGTGCCGGTCGCGCTGGTCGTCGTGCTCGACCGGCAGGCCCCGCGCTTTGTCGAGGCCGCGCAGACCGTCCTGCGCGGCGGATGGCCGGTGCCGTTGCTCCACTTGTGGCCCGAGAGCCAGGCCCTGCCCTTGCGCGCCGAACTCGCCCTGCGGCATCACGGACTGGTCTGAAAGCCGCGCGACGATCACCCTTTTCTTTGCCCGTCGATGGGCGCACAAGGCCCCTCATGTCGACCCCGTCCACTGCCCCGCAACCCCAGCGCGTCCTCCTCGTCACAGGCCTGCTGGGCGCGGGCAAGACCACCGCGCTGCGCACACTCGAAGACCTCGGCTGGGAAGCCATCGACAACTTCCCGATCCGCCTGCTCGACCGCCTGCTCGAAACCGAACCGGGGCAGACTGCCGGGGCGGCGGCAGGGGCGGCAGGGGGCGATACGGCCACCCCGCTGGCCATCGGCTTCGACACCCGCACGCGGGGTTTCGATCCCCAGACCATCATCGAACGGGTCAAGGCGCTCCTGACGCGCAGCGATCTTTCGGTGACGACGCTGTTCCTCGATTGCGGCGGGGCCGAACTCGAACGCCGCTACAACGAGACCCGCCGCCGCCATCCGATGAGCGATGACCGCCCCGCCGCCAGCGGCATCGCCGCCGAGCGCGAGCTGCTTTCCCCGCTGCGCCGCTGGGCCGACGTGGTGATATCCACAACCGATTTCACCACCAACGACCTGCAACAGGCGATCCGCCAGCAATTCGCCGCGCTCTCGCCGAGTCGGACCACGATAACCGTCAGCAGTTTCGGCTTTTCACGGGGCACGCCCCCGCTCGCCGACCTCGTTTTCGACATGCGTTTCCTTGCCAATCCCCACTGGGACGAGGCCTTGCGCCCGATGACCGGCAAGGACGCCCCGATCGGCGCCTATATCCGCCAGGATCCGGCCTATGCCGAGGCTTACGAACGGATTCTCGGGCTTCTCCTGCTCCTGCTCCCCCGATTCGAGGCACAGGGGAAAGCCTATGTGCACATCGCCTTTGGCTGCACCGGCGGGCGCCACCGCTCGGTGTTCATGGCTGAACAGATCGCACAAGGCTTGCGCGACGCGGGTTTTTCTCCCACATTGTTGCATCGCAACCTCGCCTCGCGCGGGGCCAACCTTCTCGAAGGGGCCCAGGCGGTGCAGGTGTGATGTTTGATCTTGCTGTAAAAGTTGGAATAATTGCAACAGGATCGGCAAATCAACGATAATGTGCGTGGCATCAAAGCACAGCACACCGGGAGCGGGACGGTTTTGAAAGACATGCCTTGTGAATGCCAGAATTCTGGCAGCCCGCATGTGCCCGCCAAGGCTCTGTTAAGCCTGGCCATGGTACCTTGCACGGCTGCATTGCGGAGTCCGTTCCCTTCATGATCGGTCTGATTCTCGTCACCCACGGCGCCCTTGCCGACGAATTCATCCATGCGATGGAACATGTCGTGGGCCGACAACAGGACATCATCGGTGTCTGTATCGGCCCCAACGACGACATGGAGCGTCGCCGCAAGGAGATCGCCGATGCCATTCGCCGCGTCGACAGCGGCGAAGGTGTCATCATCCTCACCGACCTGTTCGGTGGCACCCCCTCCAATCTGGCCATCTCGCTGATGGAAGCGGGCCGGATCGAGGTCATCGCCGGGATCAACCTTCCCATGCTGATCCGTCTTGCCAAGGCGCGCGGATGCATGAATGTTCGCGATGCCACGGCCGCCGCGCGCGATGCCGGGCGCAACTACATTACGATCGCGTCGGAATTCCTGGGCCAGGATGCCTGATTTCCAGCCGCGACGCCACCGGGAGGGCAAGCCTTGACGACCAATCAGACCTATGTCGCCCGCGAGACGATCACCATCGTCAACCAGCGCGGCCTCCACGCCCGCGCGAGCGCCAAGTTCGTCAACGCCGTTGCCAAGCTCCCCTCCGGGGTGAGCGTCACCGTGCTCAAGGACGGGACCGAGGCCAATGGCGGCTCGATCCTGGGCCTGATGATGCTGGGCGCGGCCAAGGGCGATTGCATCGACGTGGTCGTCGCCGGCCCTGAAGAAGAGGCCGATTCGGTGCTGCTCAAGCTGGCGGGCCTCGTCAAGGACGGCTTCGGCGAAGACTGAGCACTTGCCCCGCGCCCGGCGCTGACGCATGGGAGCGCGCATGTTTCGCCGCACGATCACCGGGTTTTCCAATCCCACCGTCAAGTTTGTCCGCAGTCTGCGCGACAAGAAGCACCGCAGGCGCGAGCGCAAGTTCCTGGCCGAGGGCCTGCGCCTGCTGACCGATGCGCGCGAAGGCGGGCGCCTGCCCGAAATCCTGCTGATGGCGCAAGGGCGCGAGGGGCACCCGCTGCTCGACGAACTCGAACAGGCCACGGCCAGCGCCGGGGGCGACGTGATCGAGGTTCCGGTCGACATCCTCGCCAAGATCACCGGCAAGGACAACCCGCAGGCCGTCGCCGGGGTCTTTGCCGAGTGGGACACCTCGCTCGCCACGATCACGCGCGAGGCCGCCCCGCTCTGGCTGGTGGCGCAGGCCATGCGCGATCCGGGCAATCTGGGCACGATGCTGCGCACCGCCGACGCGGTGGGCGCGGGCGGGCTGATCCTGCTCGACGATTGCGTCGATCCGTTCTCGGTCGAGGCCGTGCGTGCCAGCATGGGGGCGATCTTCACCCAGCACCTCGCGCAGGCGCGCTGGGACGAATTCCTGCCCTGGCTGCGCGGTGGTGCCGGGCAACTGGTGGCGGCTTCCTTGCGCGAGGCGGTGCCCTATCGCGGCGCGCCTTATGCCGCCCCCTGCTTCGTGATGGTCGGCAACGAATCGCGCGGGCTGCCCGAGGACTATGAACTGGCCTGCGACTTGCGCGTGACGATGCCGATGAAAGGCCGCGCCGACAGTCTGAACGCCGCCGTGGCCGGGGCCGTGCTGGCCTACGAGGTTCTGGCCAGCCTCGAAGGCTGAGTCATTACACCGGACGCCGCGCGCGCAGGGCCTGCGCCAGCGTGCCCTCGTCCATGTAGTCCAGCTCCCCGCCCACCGGCAGGCCATGGGCCAGTTGCGTCACCCGCACGGGCAGGCCTTCGAGGCGCTCGGCGATGTAGTGCGCGGTCGTCTGCCCTTCGAGCGTGGCATTCATCGCCAGCACCACTTCGTCGATCCCGCCGGCCCCCACGCGGTCGAGCAGGCGGGCGATGGTCAGGTCTTCGGGGCGCACCCCTTCGAGCGCGGAAAGCCGCCCGCCCA
The genomic region above belongs to Novosphingobium sp. IK01 and contains:
- a CDS encoding TrmH family RNA methyltransferase, translated to MFRRTITGFSNPTVKFVRSLRDKKHRRRERKFLAEGLRLLTDAREGGRLPEILLMAQGREGHPLLDELEQATASAGGDVIEVPVDILAKITGKDNPQAVAGVFAEWDTSLATITREAAPLWLVAQAMRDPGNLGTMLRTADAVGAGGLILLDDCVDPFSVEAVRASMGAIFTQHLAQARWDEFLPWLRGGAGQLVAASLREAVPYRGAPYAAPCFVMVGNESRGLPEDYELACDLRVTMPMKGRADSLNAAVAGAVLAYEVLASLEG
- a CDS encoding response regulator transcription factor, with protein sequence MAPIAPAQSAVSPAAAPADLQTTGHAGAGVQVRRVIALVDDDRNILTTVSIALQTEGFATRLYNDGDTALKALLDNPPDLAVCDIKMPRMDGLEMLRRLREQSELPVIFLTSKDDEADEALGLAMGADDYIAKPFSQRLLIARIRAILRRSEIVYRDTATTPDTEPAETLPEPIRRGRLTMDPARHVVTWDDKLVSLTVTEFLILEALALRPGVVRTRDQLMNAAYHDDVFVDDRTIDSHIKRLRRKFRAVDSQFAAIETLYGAGYSFTDE
- the rapZ gene encoding RNase adapter RapZ gives rise to the protein MSTPSTAPQPQRVLLVTGLLGAGKTTALRTLEDLGWEAIDNFPIRLLDRLLETEPGQTAGAAAGAAGGDTATPLAIGFDTRTRGFDPQTIIERVKALLTRSDLSVTTLFLDCGGAELERRYNETRRRHPMSDDRPAASGIAAERELLSPLRRWADVVISTTDFTTNDLQQAIRQQFAALSPSRTTITVSSFGFSRGTPPLADLVFDMRFLANPHWDEALRPMTGKDAPIGAYIRQDPAYAEAYERILGLLLLLLPRFEAQGKAYVHIAFGCTGGRHRSVFMAEQIAQGLRDAGFSPTLLHRNLASRGANLLEGAQAVQV
- a CDS encoding sensor histidine kinase, translating into MSRDDPVAVVDPPATRPPPRLLSPRSLRPRGLSLTARILAVNVIALALLAGSFFYLDSYRTQLLGERFKLARAEAEIAADALDRHDAATQAELLVRIGRQQHLRLRLFDARGALLADSFVLAPPTFTLADPDRQAWYQNAARLLDRGVDFIVGAPPVEQYQEPASSGAVSWPEVRRARRAGTTQVHLRYAPDRTPILTAATPVGTGGEMLLTMRNAVDITQAVRDARQTLVIIIGLALLLSVQLSLFLARTIVQPLRALVRAAVRVRLGREREVVVPRLPDRGDEIGLLARAFSDMTMALRHRIDAVESFAADVAHELKNPLASLASAVESLDRVEDPALRRQLTAIATHDVQRLDRLITEIADASRIDAELSRATFVRLDLAALAAQVVGARGARETRGGAVIRLAPAYPDPAFTGPFPAPLLQPLPPLVVGDGMRLERVLENLLDNAVSFSPPGGIVEVAVWTEGGGTDDFARVLLSVTDQGPGIPVEGRDKVFERFHSVRPAGEAFGAHSGLGLAIARTIAEAHDGSLTILDRPDGARGACLVLTLPHAGEVVA
- a CDS encoding HPr family phosphocarrier protein — translated: MTTNQTYVARETITIVNQRGLHARASAKFVNAVAKLPSGVSVTVLKDGTEANGGSILGLMMLGAAKGDCIDVVVAGPEEEADSVLLKLAGLVKDGFGED
- a CDS encoding HPr kinase/phosphorylase — its product is MIVHQASAVVIDGRALLIEGPPGSGKSSLALALIDRGAILLGDDGVVLSAPDGRLCAAPHPNTAGLIEVRNLGILPFPHAGPDPVPVALVVVLDRQAPRFVEAAQTVLRGGWPVPLLHLWPESQALPLRAELALRHHGLV
- a CDS encoding PTS sugar transporter subunit IIA; the protein is MIGLILVTHGALADEFIHAMEHVVGRQQDIIGVCIGPNDDMERRRKEIADAIRRVDSGEGVIILTDLFGGTPSNLAISLMEAGRIEVIAGINLPMLIRLAKARGCMNVRDATAAARDAGRNYITIASEFLGQDA